ATGGTCTGTGGGCCAGCGTCGGCCGTGTCACCGCTGGATGAACCCGCATTGGGTTGAGGCAAATCGCCGGTAGAATTGCAGCCGAGCAGGAAAACGGTCCCAACCGTCCAAGAATTGGGCGAAATGAGCATTCCCGCATGTTCGCGAAAATCAGGCGTGCGTCAAGCCTAAGGTCCCGCATCGACAGCAGGCTTGCCACCATCCAGCGTCGGCTCGTCCGGAACGCATTCCACGACCGATAGTTTCATCGCTTTGCCCGCCGGCCGCGCAATCAATAAGGATGCCTTCGTCGCCGCCAAAACCTCGCCATTCCCAATTTCGGGCTCGCGACGCAATTCACCAAGCAATTCACCTTTTGCCGAAAGTGGACCCATTCGCGTCGCACCCGATAACGATGCAATGGCCATCCACCCCGGAAGCAAATCCGGTACGCCCGTCGAATTCGCCTCCTCCGTCACGAGCTGCGGCTCACCGACGCCCGAAAGCCGCACCCATATCGTCATGACTTTTCCGCCCGTCGACCCGCTCGGCGTGTCGTCGTCCCGATACGCCAATATCATTCCCCCGTCATCCGATGCTTCGATGTCGAATGCGAGCGCATGACCATCTTTCGGCGTAATCGCCCGCGGCGTCGATACAGGATGACCTCGTTCATCGAGCGGCACGACTTCCACCCAGCGCGGCTGAATGGCCTCCCCACCAAGCCCCGTGTCTTCGTCCTTGGGCCTTTTCCCCTCGCCCACCACCGCATACGCAAGCCAATATCCGCCGGGCCGCGGCGCCAATCGCGGCAACTCCGCATCGTTTTTCGGCGACGATATCGGCCGCGTCGCACCCTCCGATCGCATCGTTTGGGGGTCGAACGATTCGATCATGATCATCGTTCGTTTGCCGTCTTTGCTCACATCGTCCCAGACGAGAACCGCGCGATCGCCCGATGTCGCGATGTCTACGGCAAGTGACTCGTCCCGCCCCTCACTCACCTCCGGGCCCCACGTCACTTGGTCGCCCGTTACTTTCGCCACGCGTATCGCACGACCTCCAGCGTTCGGCTCGAGCATCGCGGCAAGGACCGAGTCCTTGTAACCCGTCACCGTGGGCGCATCGAAGTCACCGCGGCTTCGCCCGAGTCGCATGAGTTTTCCGTTTCGCCCATCAGCTCCAATTCGAGCCACCATCGCGTACGAGCCGCCATCGCCATCGCGCAGCGCCCCCACGGCAAACCCGTCGCTCGTGACCGCTCCGCGCCCAAGCTCGACCGCGTACGGCGCGAGCTCGTCGAACTCTTCATCAGCCTCGTCCGCACCCGCATCCGCACGAGCGCGCGTCGTGGGTTTGTCCCCGACGACGAATGCTTCGGACGAAATGGTTTTGCAGCGCGGAGGCACGACGATCGGAGCGGCAACGGCCGCGTCTTCTTCGTCGAGCACGGGGTTTGTCTTGGACGCCGCGAGCTCACCACCAGCGCCGATGTAACGCACACCGACGATGATCGCCGCGATGACGAACGCGGCTGCGACGACGCCCGCGAGCCCGCTGCCACCACCTTCACCGGGCACGGGTTTCTCAACGAGCTTTCCGGGACCTTTTTGCGTCATGCGGGAGGGCAGTTTTCTCTCCACCGAGCGTCTTGGCAAGCGCGCCCCGTTCCGCTTTGCCTCGGGGCCCTCTAGACTGCGAACATGCGTCCTTCGCTTGCCGCTCGCGTGGCTTCTGCTTGCGCACTCGTCACGATCCTCGTGCTCACGTTCGCTTCCTGCGGTTCGCGCACGGGAGATCTCGACCTGTTCGGAAATTCGCAAGCCGTGTGCGCCGAGCTTGGCGATGCGTGCTCGGCCGAGCAGACGTGCTGCAGCGATCTGCTCTGCAAGGACGGTCAGTGCAAACCCGAGCAGATCTGCGCTCCGGAAGGTTTTGCCTGCGCAACGACGGTCGACTGCTGCAACCTCGATTGTGTCGATGGCTTCTGCGGCGGCGCTTCGTGCATTCCGCAAGGTCTCGCGTGTACGGCCAGCGAACAGTGCTGCGACTTCGATTGCTCGCAGGGGTTCTGCGGCGGCATCGAATGCAAACCGCAAGGCACTGCGTGCAACACGCCAACCGAATGTTGTGACAATTTGTGCTCCAACGGGTTTTGCGGGCCGAACACCTGCAAACCTCAAGGTGCCACCTGTTTCGGCGATAACGAATGTTGCAACGCACCTTGCAATGGAAACGTCTGCGGTTCGTCTTGCCAACCCGACGGGTTCGTCTGTCAGAACCCGAGCGATTGTTGTTCGAACGCATGCACGAATGGCGTTTGCGGCACCGTGACGATGTGCCTTCCGAACGGCTCGACGTGCGCTTCTGCGATCGATTGTTGTTCGGGACAATGCCCCGGCGGCATCTGCAACTTCACCACGTGCGGACTCGACGGATCGGCATGCACCTTCCCAACTGATTGCTGCTCAAACAAATGCGAAGGCGGCGTATGCGGCGGAGGTAACTGCAACCCCGACGGAGCCACGTGCAGCACCGACGCTCAGTGCTGCAACGGCTTCTGCGATCCGTTCACGAAGACGTGCGGCGTGACCATGTGCTTGCCCGACGGCTCGTTCTGCATCGATGGCGCCGAGTGCTGCGCGGGCATCTGCGACTTCGACACCAACAGGTGCGGCTTCGGCGGCTGCTTCCCCGAAGGCATCCCGTGCAGCTCCGACTTCGAGTGTTGCTCGGGCTTCTGCGATCCGAACAGCGGCATCTGCACGTTCGGCGGATGCAGCGAAGATGGCGTGTTCTGCGTGAACGACTTCGAGTGTTGTTCGGGCGTGTGCGATCCGCTCAGCAGCACGTGCGGTCTTGGCGGGTGCTTCCCGAACAACTTCCCCTGCAACACGAATGCCGAATGTTGCTCGAACACCTGTCAGTTCGGCGCGTGCATCAACCCAATGTGTTCACCCGACGGTTTCCCGTGCTCGAGCGGCTTCGAGTGTTGCAACGGGTTCTGTGATCCGAACACGTTCACGTGTGGCTTCAGCCAATGTTTCCCCGATGGATCTCCCTGCGGATCCGCCTTCGAGTGTTGTTCGGGCTCGTGCAACGGAGGCGTGTGTGGAGGTCCCACGTGCAAGCTCGATGGATTCCCCTGCAATGCTCCATCGGACTGCTGCAACGGAGTTTGTCAAAACAATCTCTGCGGCGCCGGATCATGTTTGCCCATTGGATCCACGTGCAACTCGAGCGCGCAGTGCTGCATGGGTCTCGTGTGCAACGGAGGCTTCTGCGGCATGCCGCCTCCGGGAGATGCGGGCACGTGCAACCTCGATCCGGGCGGCACCATCTGCACGCAGTGCGTCGTGGGTAGTTGCTGCAATCAAACGGAGGCGTGTTTGATGAACGGAGCGTGCGCGGGAAGCATGGGTTGCTACCAAAGGTGCACCATCAGCGGGACGGATCCGCAAGCGTGTCAGGCGCAGTGCTGCACGAACAGCACTTGCAACGCATGGACGAATTGCGTCGCGACAAACTGCGCCGGGGAGTGTTTCTAGACCGGCTTCCCCCGCACCGATAGCGGCCCCGTCTGCGAAGTCGACTGCCCCGTCACATGCGCGATCGCCTGCGCTTCGTCGGAAAACACCGTCAAGTGATGCTGCTCGAACAGCGAGTCCCCTCGCGCGCGACGCGTCGCTTGGAGCTTGCCGAGGGCCGTTTGCACCAGGATCGCCACGCGAGGAAACCCCGTCATCAACTGCTCCATCACCGGACGGATCGATAACATCGACGCGTCGTCGCCAACCATCGGGGCATCACGCGAATCCAACAAAAAGCCCAAATTCCGCCGTTCTCGTAGCGGAACCAGCATCCGAAATCGTTCGATGACCTCATCCACTTCGAAGGGATTCGCCGCCGACATCGGCATCGACGTGCGTCGCAACCGGACAAACCCGCCTTCGTGCGTGATGATTCCCATCTGCGAGCGCAACAGCTCCTTCATCGTCCGAGCGTGACTCTGCGGGCTGCTCATGGCAAACAGCCTCTTCACGTCTCGCGTTTCCTTTGCTCTTCTACGTCTCGATCGGTCGGATGCATCAAGTCGCCTGCTTCGGATTCCTCGTGTCGCTGCTCATGGTGCTTGCCGGATGTGTCGGCACACCGTCACCACTCACGCCGAACGTGCGAGGGTCCGTGGGTCTGCCGCACTTCGGCGTGCTGACGGATGCTGTGTCGCTCCCCAAGCGTACGCACACGTTTCGGCTCTACCGTGACGCGAGCGCCGCGCGGTGGGGTACTCCGCGACTCATCGCGACCATCCAGCATGCAGCAGCGACCGTGAGTCGTCTTCGCCCTGGAGCGCCGCTCTTGGTGGGCGATTTGTCCGCCAAATACGGCGGATTTCGCACGGGCCACAGGTCGCACCGCACGGGCCGAGACGTTGATCTCTTGCTCTATGTCACGACGCCCGATGGTCGTTCGATCCCGAGCCCCGGGTTTGTCTTGTTCGGCCCCGATGGTCTTGCTGAAACACCTGCGGGCACGTTCGTTCGTTTCGACACCGAGCGAAACTGGCAGTTTGTCAAGGCACTCGTCACGTCGCCCAAGGCCGACGTGCAGTGGATTTTTCTCGCGCGGTGGCTCGAAGCGCTGCTCATCGAGCATGCGCGGGCTCGCGGTGAAGACTTGGAGCTCATCTGGAAAGCGGAGAACGTGCTGCTTCAGCCGGCGGACAGCGCGCCGCACGATGATCACTTTCATTTGCGCATCGCGTGCACGCAGGACGAGCTCGTCAGCGGGTGTGACGTGCACGGGCCTGCTTGGCCGTGGCTACCGAACCCGCCGGTGCTTGGAGACGTTTCCGACGAAGAGCTTCTCGTTGCGCTGCTCGAGGGGCTTTTGCCTGCGGAGGCCGGCGCCACCGAGGTCGCTGCGCCATGAATTATTTGGGCCACGGCGACGTGCTCGACGTATGCGCGAAGCTCCCGAGCGATCTGCGATTCGACCTCGTGTACCTCGATCCGCCGTATGGAGTGGGCACGGCGATGACGGCGCGCACTGCGCCCGGACAAACTCGAGGCAAGCGCACGCGGACGGGAGGTCCCGTGGCGTACGAAGATCGTTACGATCCGGATGCGCTGGTATCGATGTTGATTCCGCGTCTTTCGGCGATTCGCGACTGCATGAGCGCTGGGGCGACGCTTTACGTGCATTTGGATCACCGCACGGTGCACGACGTCAAGGTGGCGGTGGATCGATTATTCGGGCGCGGGGCGTATTTGGGGGAAGTGATCTGGGTGCCTGGCAATGGCAATCGGGGTGCGCGAGGGTTTGCCGTGACGCACCAGACGATATTGATGTATGCGCGTGCGGCGTCCGAGCGAAAGCAGGTCGTGTACAACGCGTCGGATCCCGATTTGCGCGAGCCTTATGCGGCGACGAGCTTGTCGATGCACTTCAAGCATCGGGACGATGCGGGGCGGCTCTATCGGGAGCGGGTGATAGGGGGCAAGCCGTATCGTTATTATGCGGACGAGGGTCGGCGTCTTGGCAGTGTGTGGGCGGACATTCCGGCGATGGTCGCGAACACGCCGATTGTGGGAGAGGGGACGGGGTATCCGACGCAGAAGCCGGAGCGGCTACTCGAGCGGGTGGTGCGAGCGTCGAGCATCGAGGGTGCGGTGGTAGCGGATTTGATGTGTGGGAGTGGGACGACGTTGGTGGCGGCGGGGCGGTTGGGACGTCGGTTCGTCGGAAGTGATCAAAGCAACGTAGCGATTGAGATCACAGCCAAGCGATTGACGGTACAAAAGATGAGCTTTTCTTGGCTGGGCGGTGTATCGTCGCGGTCGAATGAGCACGACGTGGACGATGAGCCTTCACGGCACACGCCGCCACCTGATGGAATGCCCTCTGCGCAAGGCTGAAGCAGGTTTTGCGCGGATCCAGGGTGGCGGTGCTGTTTGGGCGATTGTTCGCGACAACAAGAGGAGAGTTGTGCCATGAGTTTTGCGAAGACGTTGCAATGCGCTGCCATTGTTGCAGGAGCGCTGGGGGTCGTGGGATGTGGGATTTCGCCAGGCGATTACGTGATTTATCGCGTATCGCCGGGCGTGACGGAACAGACGAGCGGGTGTTATTACCCGGACTCGGATCCGCCGCCGAACCAAGCGAGTGATGACACCACCATTCGTGGAAGCAGCACGTGGATCATTTACGCGAGCATCAATGACGCCTATTACTTGGACAGCGGCTCAAATACACTCGAGGGCGTCGCAACGGATACCGGATACCAATTCACCGGAAAAACGGTCGACGTGCAATACGACATGCCAGACGGCACCGGCTCGAAACGAACAACAACGGATTCGTACACCATCGATGTCATTGTCGATGGTGATGCGATTTCGGGCAGCAGCGTCTGGAAAACGACGTTCGGCTGTGCTGGCACCACCTGCGGCGACAAAATTCCGACCTGCACGCGAACCACCGATTTCGTCGGCACGCAGGTGGATGAGATGAGCTTAATCACGATCTGTAAAGCCAACACACCACGCCTACATCGCCACTCGCGTGCACTGGTCATGGCCAACTAATGAGTGTTGGCAATAGCTTTTGCTGAATCCCACCATTGCCGAGCTGCCCGTAGGTATTCGCGCCCCAACAGCGAATTTCTCTATTCTTCAGCAATGCGCATGAAGACGTGCTTGCCAACCCTATCGCCTGCACGTCCATCAAAGCTACAGCCATTGGACTATAAACGGTATTCGTCATCCCAGTGCCAAGTTGGCCACTGCTATTGAATCCCCACATCGAAAGCGTCCCGTCCGTAACAGCTGCGCTAAAATTATAGCTAACAGCAATCGCTTCCACCCCGGGCAGGTTGACGGCTTTGGGAACTGACGATGAATTAATATTTCCAGTGCCCAGTTGACCTACCTGGTTTGCTCCCCAGCAATAAAGTGCATCCCCCGCGAACGCGCATGTGTGACTATTCGCGCAACGTACAGCGCTAACGTTGGCAATTCCTTCTACCACGGTGGGCGATTGCTTCCCGAGAAAAGAACCAATGCCAAGTTGGCCATCACCATTGTCACCCCAGCACTGCAGCGCGCCGCCAGTAACCACAGCACATGTATGCTTCCCTCCAGCAGATATGTGCAAAACATTGGATGTAATTTGGACCGGCACGGCGGCGTAACCCGTTCCACCATCGCCTACCTGACCGTAACTGTTGCTTCCCCAACAATACAATGTTCCCGTCTTACTCACCGCGCATAGATGCGCATCTCCCACCGACACCTCCTTGATATTCGCCAACCCCCCCACCTTTGTCGGCGTTCCATTCCCCTCGCCCCAACACCACACCTCACCGTTGACCAGCGCAGCGCATGTTTTCGGCGTGTAATTGTTTTGCGTCGCGCTCGCCCCTCCATCCACCTGCACCGCGGGCCCCGGCAACCCCTTCACCTTCGTCGGCACCGGCTTCGACCCCAGCGTGCCGTCCCCAAGCTCCCCCTTTTCATTTCTGCCCCAACAATACACATCTCCATTCGTCATCACCGCACAATGATGGTGATACCCACCCGCAATGCTCACCGGATCATTGCACTCGGTCCCCGCACAATACGCCGCACATGCATTTCCACACGCGCCACAATGATTCCGATTGTTCGTCAATACCGTTTCACATCCCGCCGCTGCCGTGCAATCGCCAAACCCATTGTTACACGTAAAACCACATACCCCATTCGTACACGTCCTCGTCGCATTCGCAACCGCCGGGCAATCCGCCTCCGTCATGCAGCCCGATCCCCCCGCGCCGCCACCTCCCATGCCCCCTGCCCCGCCCATCCCCGCTATGCCACCCGCTCCAGCCATGCCTGCCATGCCACCCGCGCCAGCGTCGCCCCCCATGCCTCCAGCGCCGCCGCTGCTGCTGCTTTGCCCCGCCTCACCACCGGAGCCGCCCTCGCCCCACCACGTCGCTTCCTCCCAGCCCATTACCTGCTTGCACCCATACGAACCCAGAATCAACCAACCCGCGCCCACTACGCATTTCGTCATCGTTCGCATATCAAAACTCCACCCCGGCCATTGCCCCGCCAAACCCAGGTGCCACAACGGGAATAATCTGAATCTCCTCCGCTTTGGGCTTCTTCTTCACGCCCTCCACGCCGCCCATCAAATAAAGCATGACACCCACGCCCACCAGCGCACCACCGGCCACGAACGCTCCCGTCGACACGTTGGCATACGTCCCCGCCTGCCGATTCAATGAGAGCCCGCGCAAACTGCACTGCGTCGGGTCCGCCGGTAAACACTCGGCCTTCGACGCATCATTCTTGACAATCGCCCCAATGCCAAAACCACCCCCCACCAAAACACCCACGATGCCCGCCGCGCCCACGACCACGCCCGTGCTGCGCATCATGTTCCAGGACGAACCATCGCTCGGCGGCTTCTCCCCAGGAAACACAATCTCCACCGCCACCGTCACCGGCCCCGGCCCCACGATCACTTCCTTGTCGAACGGCATCGG
The Polyangiaceae bacterium genome window above contains:
- a CDS encoding penicillin-insensitive murein endopeptidase codes for the protein MHQVACFGFLVSLLMVLAGCVGTPSPLTPNVRGSVGLPHFGVLTDAVSLPKRTHTFRLYRDASAARWGTPRLIATIQHAAATVSRLRPGAPLLVGDLSAKYGGFRTGHRSHRTGRDVDLLLYVTTPDGRSIPSPGFVLFGPDGLAETPAGTFVRFDTERNWQFVKALVTSPKADVQWIFLARWLEALLIEHARARGEDLELIWKAENVLLQPADSAPHDDHFHLRIACTQDELVSGCDVHGPAWPWLPNPPVLGDVSDEELLVALLEGLLPAEAGATEVAAP
- a CDS encoding site-specific DNA-methyltransferase produces the protein MNYLGHGDVLDVCAKLPSDLRFDLVYLDPPYGVGTAMTARTAPGQTRGKRTRTGGPVAYEDRYDPDALVSMLIPRLSAIRDCMSAGATLYVHLDHRTVHDVKVAVDRLFGRGAYLGEVIWVPGNGNRGARGFAVTHQTILMYARAASERKQVVYNASDPDLREPYAATSLSMHFKHRDDAGRLYRERVIGGKPYRYYADEGRRLGSVWADIPAMVANTPIVGEGTGYPTQKPERLLERVVRASSIEGAVVADLMCGSGTTLVAAGRLGRRFVGSDQSNVAIEITAKRLTVQKMSFSWLGGVSSRSNEHDVDDEPSRHTPPPDGMPSAQG